In a genomic window of Pedobacter sp. KBS0701:
- a CDS encoding S41 family peptidase yields the protein MIKSLLKSLATLAFLLPIYSFVQGQTYFAAYPALTPDAQAIVFSYDGDIWKVPVKGGVASRITAMQGEEINPKISPDGKWLAFSSNQFGNYDIYLMPLTGGDIKQLTFNDASDEVDNWSWDSKTIYFTSGRYNSFSSYKVSVNGGTAVRLFDNYFNTTHHIAESPTGELFFNDTWESYRFTNRKHYKGAYNPDIQSYNPKTKSYKRYTDYIGKDFWTSVDQKGNIFFVSDEGNDEYNLYTFINGKKTGLTSFDTSIKRPFVSANGTTVVFEKDYQLYTYDVASKKAEKININTSRNQVLSKEQEYDVRGNISAFDVSTDGKKMAFISRGDVFVSDADGKFIRKITNSGERALECKWLADNKTILFSQTTNGYQNWFTITGDGKGAVKQLTKDKANVRDITLNKTKTMAVYLSGRNELKLMDLKTFDAKTIVTDEFWAIQSSTPGFSPNDEYVLFTVYRNFEQDIMVHHIKNNKTINLTNTGVTETGPAWSPDGKYIFFTSARTKPSYPTGMQNAHIYRMALNNYDEPYRSDKFDDLFKETKPAPTDVKPAITAPKNDKKAKADTTKKKTDVKPTPKPANVITINTQDILDRIELVGPSFGGQYGTDVFAKGDKTYVFYSSNHEGGAPGLYRTTIEPFEANKTEKVADGDNYSIISSGDKFFVLSRGAINKYSLEGNKLDRVEHGYKFTRNLNAEFNQMFYETWVGLDENFYDEKFHGVDWDKMRTRYATYLPYVNNRSDLRILLNDMLGELNSSHMGFNSAGAEERKNLNYITNETGIIFDNENPLKVERIAAKSNAARTGTNILAGDILTEVNGVKVDEKIDRDYYFSKPSLDREMTLTFKRNGKDVYVNVHPESSGTLRGNLYDEWISQNHKNVDKWSNNRIAYSYMKNMGSGELETFLLDMVAQEENKEAIILDLRYNTGGNVHDDVLKFLSQRPYLQWKYRGGKLAPQSNFGPAAKPIVLLINEQSLSDAEMTAAGFKQLKLGKIIGTETYRWIIFTSAKGLVDGSSYRLPSWGCYTMDGKNIEKEGVKPDIFVKNTFEDRLADKDPQLEKAVAEILKDLK from the coding sequence ATGATCAAATCCCTGCTAAAATCGCTTGCGACACTCGCATTTTTACTGCCTATTTATTCATTTGTCCAAGGTCAGACCTACTTTGCGGCGTACCCTGCTTTAACGCCCGATGCGCAAGCAATAGTATTCAGTTACGACGGAGACATTTGGAAAGTTCCGGTAAAAGGAGGTGTAGCATCGCGTATTACCGCTATGCAGGGAGAAGAAATTAACCCGAAAATATCTCCCGACGGTAAGTGGCTTGCCTTTTCTTCCAATCAGTTTGGCAATTATGATATTTATCTAATGCCATTAACAGGAGGTGATATTAAACAGTTAACTTTTAATGATGCCAGTGATGAAGTAGATAACTGGAGCTGGGATTCGAAAACAATTTATTTTACGTCTGGCCGGTACAACTCCTTTTCGAGTTATAAAGTAAGCGTCAATGGTGGTACTGCTGTCCGGTTGTTTGATAATTATTTCAATACTACGCACCATATTGCCGAATCGCCAACGGGAGAACTGTTTTTTAACGATACCTGGGAGAGCTACCGTTTCACCAACCGTAAACATTATAAAGGTGCTTATAATCCAGATATTCAATCATATAACCCAAAAACCAAAAGTTACAAACGTTATACTGATTACATTGGGAAAGATTTCTGGACGAGTGTAGATCAAAAAGGCAATATCTTTTTTGTGTCGGACGAAGGAAATGATGAATACAACCTTTATACTTTTATCAATGGTAAAAAAACTGGTTTAACCAGTTTTGATACTTCCATTAAACGACCTTTTGTTTCGGCCAATGGAACTACAGTCGTGTTTGAGAAAGACTATCAATTGTATACCTATGACGTAGCTTCGAAGAAAGCTGAGAAAATCAATATTAATACCTCACGGAATCAGGTATTGAGTAAAGAGCAGGAGTACGATGTCCGCGGAAATATTTCGGCATTTGATGTTTCTACTGATGGAAAAAAGATGGCTTTTATTTCGCGAGGTGACGTGTTTGTAAGTGATGCTGATGGAAAGTTTATCCGGAAAATTACCAATAGCGGCGAACGTGCTTTGGAGTGTAAATGGCTGGCCGACAATAAAACAATTTTATTTAGTCAAACCACTAATGGTTATCAGAACTGGTTTACCATTACGGGTGATGGAAAAGGTGCTGTTAAACAGCTTACAAAAGATAAAGCAAACGTACGCGATATCACCTTGAACAAAACCAAAACCATGGCAGTGTATTTAAGTGGCAGGAACGAGCTTAAGCTCATGGATCTTAAAACTTTCGATGCTAAAACTATAGTGACTGACGAGTTTTGGGCCATACAAAGCTCAACGCCAGGTTTTTCGCCAAATGATGAATATGTGCTTTTCACGGTCTATCGGAATTTTGAACAGGATATTATGGTGCATCACATTAAAAATAATAAAACCATTAACTTAACCAATACCGGCGTTACCGAAACCGGACCGGCATGGTCGCCGGATGGAAAGTATATTTTCTTTACCAGTGCACGTACCAAACCTTCTTACCCAACCGGTATGCAGAATGCACATATTTACCGCATGGCCTTAAATAATTACGATGAGCCTTATCGTTCTGATAAATTCGACGATCTGTTTAAAGAAACCAAGCCAGCACCAACAGATGTTAAACCTGCTATTACTGCGCCTAAAAATGATAAAAAAGCAAAAGCAGACACAACTAAAAAGAAAACGGATGTTAAGCCTACTCCAAAACCGGCAAATGTAATTACCATTAATACGCAGGATATTTTAGACAGGATAGAACTGGTTGGGCCTTCTTTTGGAGGTCAGTATGGAACTGATGTTTTTGCCAAGGGCGATAAAACCTATGTGTTTTATTCATCTAACCATGAAGGAGGTGCGCCAGGACTTTACCGTACGACTATCGAACCTTTCGAAGCCAATAAAACCGAAAAAGTTGCTGATGGCGACAATTATTCGATTATCTCATCGGGTGATAAATTCTTCGTTTTATCACGTGGAGCAATCAACAAGTATTCATTAGAGGGAAATAAACTTGATCGGGTAGAACATGGTTATAAATTTACAAGAAACCTAAATGCAGAATTTAACCAGATGTTTTACGAAACCTGGGTGGGGTTGGATGAAAATTTCTACGATGAAAAATTCCATGGTGTAGATTGGGATAAAATGAGAACACGTTATGCCACTTATTTGCCTTATGTAAACAACCGGAGCGATTTAAGGATTTTATTGAATGATATGCTTGGAGAGCTTAATTCTTCGCACATGGGTTTTAATAGTGCAGGTGCAGAGGAACGCAAAAACCTTAATTACATTACCAATGAAACAGGGATCATCTTCGATAACGAAAACCCTTTAAAGGTAGAACGTATTGCTGCTAAAAGTAATGCTGCCCGTACCGGAACAAATATTTTAGCTGGGGATATTTTAACAGAAGTGAACGGCGTTAAGGTAGATGAAAAAATAGACCGTGATTATTATTTCAGTAAGCCATCATTGGATCGGGAAATGACGTTAACATTTAAACGCAATGGAAAAGATGTTTATGTAAATGTACACCCTGAAAGTTCTGGCACTTTGCGCGGAAACCTTTACGATGAGTGGATTAGCCAGAACCATAAAAATGTAGACAAATGGAGCAACAACCGCATAGCTTATTCTTATATGAAAAATATGGGTAGTGGCGAGCTGGAAACTTTCCTTTTGGATATGGTTGCACAAGAAGAAAATAAGGAAGCCATTATTCTTGATCTACGGTACAATACTGGCGGAAACGTGCATGATGATGTGTTGAAATTCCTTTCTCAGCGTCCTTACCTCCAGTGGAAATACCGTGGCGGTAAACTGGCGCCTCAAAGTAATTTTGGTCCTGCAGCAAAACCGATTGTACTTCTCATTAACGAACAATCTTTAAGTGATGCCGAAATGACGGCCGCAGGTTTTAAACAACTAAAACTGGGAAAAATTATTGGTACGGAAACTTACCGCTGGATTATTTTTACCTCTGCCAAAGGTTTGGTTGATGGTTCTTCTTACCGTTTACCATCATGGGGCTGCTATACCATGGATGGGAAAAATATTGAGAAAGAAGGTGTTAAGCCAGATATCTTCGTTAAAAACACTTTCGAAGATCGCCTGGCCGATAAAGATCCTCAACTCGAAAAAGCAGTGGCTGAGATTTTGAAAGACCTGAAGTAG
- a CDS encoding bifunctional 2-polyprenyl-6-hydroxyphenol methylase/3-demethylubiquinol 3-O-methyltransferase UbiG, with amino-acid sequence MANLLTDRAFWVNYWESKKGLAVQLPSNYLFHTQLADVIRKDHVKTAIELGGFPGYYAVFLKKYFKLDVTLLDYFVHPPVVKELLEKNRLTEKDIHIIETDLFNYTPEKQYDLVLSCGLIEHFNDTADIINRHIAFVKPGGTLFITLPNFKAINGWFQKNFDRENYDKHNIDSMDPALLKSICEQAGLKEVKSGYFGRFSVWLENESQKSAGVRLFKKTVWLSGKIFTKIIPFESKNLSPYIILVAKKI; translated from the coding sequence ATGGCAAATTTATTAACCGACAGGGCTTTTTGGGTAAATTATTGGGAAAGTAAAAAAGGACTCGCGGTTCAGTTACCTTCAAACTATTTATTTCATACCCAGCTGGCAGATGTAATCCGGAAAGATCATGTTAAAACGGCCATCGAGCTGGGTGGTTTTCCGGGATATTATGCCGTGTTCCTGAAAAAATATTTCAAACTTGATGTTACACTTTTAGATTATTTTGTTCACCCACCTGTGGTAAAAGAGCTCTTGGAAAAGAACCGTTTAACTGAGAAGGATATCCATATTATTGAAACCGACCTGTTTAATTATACACCTGAAAAACAGTATGATCTTGTACTAAGCTGCGGTTTAATCGAACATTTTAATGATACTGCCGACATTATTAACCGCCATATTGCTTTTGTAAAACCAGGTGGAACTTTGTTTATCACGCTGCCGAATTTTAAAGCCATTAACGGTTGGTTCCAAAAGAATTTCGATAGAGAAAATTACGACAAACACAATATCGATAGCATGGACCCGGCACTGTTGAAATCAATCTGTGAGCAGGCTGGTCTTAAAGAAGTAAAATCGGGTTATTTTGGTCGATTCAGCGTTTGGCTGGAAAATGAAAGCCAGAAATCGGCTGGTGTTCGTCTATTTAAGAAAACAGTTTGGCTAAGCGGAAAAATATTTACGAAGATTATCCCGTTCGAAAGCAAAAATCTATCACCTTATATTATCTTAGTAGCGAAAAAAATCTAA
- a CDS encoding rhomboid family intramembrane serine protease: MSISWGYSPKIEKYIPLADFPADKYLIIARQAIENLRWSLSHISESGLIAYTPISFQSYSEEVSIRIHGNFAVVKSECVGIQMWFNDYGKNDLNLEKFFHEFEYVQYHLQNIWDESLATFHALIATQDDTYFGKAPLTAKNKIKNILYLFFPQKGYLVTPVLVILNVLYYGFTLLFVAAVLKLRAQNSLIPEVITNAYLNIGANNRELVLEGQYWRLITHQFVHLGLSHLFFNMYALVYIGLMVEHKLGSAKFLITYLLSGICGGLVSLIFHKYGFMAGASGAIMGVFGAFMALILSKAFEKNANKSLLISTILVTAIMLLNGINGKVDNSAHIGGLISGFVICYILFNEKLWRWKITTNWQYGLTCIVVLIFSAIILIFAPNYQNRKFYKLQFQFEQNSFDFNKVYSIPYDLSKAEKVKTIEQYGIRLWQKNKQIVAEMHKLNLEEKESYRRDFDGKITNLAIKISSLLRKEYLEESSKYRYEIEQLTNEVNNIRSEAGSSEYKW; encoded by the coding sequence ATGTCAATCAGTTGGGGTTACTCGCCTAAAATTGAAAAGTATATTCCTTTGGCCGATTTTCCGGCAGATAAATACCTGATCATTGCCCGGCAGGCCATCGAAAATCTAAGGTGGAGCCTTAGCCATATCTCAGAAAGCGGGCTAATTGCTTACACGCCAATATCTTTTCAATCGTATAGTGAAGAAGTATCTATCCGTATCCATGGGAATTTCGCTGTAGTAAAGAGTGAGTGCGTAGGTATCCAGATGTGGTTTAACGATTACGGGAAAAACGATTTAAATCTTGAAAAATTTTTCCATGAATTTGAATATGTCCAGTACCATTTGCAAAATATCTGGGATGAAAGTTTAGCTACGTTCCATGCTTTAATTGCTACTCAGGATGATACTTATTTTGGCAAAGCGCCATTAACTGCCAAGAATAAAATTAAAAATATTTTATATCTTTTTTTTCCTCAAAAGGGATATTTAGTTACCCCAGTTCTGGTAATTTTAAATGTACTTTATTATGGCTTTACGCTGCTGTTTGTTGCTGCTGTGCTTAAACTGAGGGCTCAAAATTCTCTTATTCCTGAGGTAATTACCAATGCCTACTTAAACATTGGAGCAAATAACCGCGAACTGGTTTTGGAAGGGCAATACTGGCGGTTAATTACCCATCAATTTGTTCATTTAGGTTTGTCTCATCTGTTTTTTAACATGTATGCTTTGGTATATATCGGTTTAATGGTTGAGCATAAACTCGGTTCGGCTAAATTTTTGATTACCTATTTACTTAGCGGAATATGCGGTGGTTTGGTGAGTCTCATCTTTCATAAATATGGTTTTATGGCTGGCGCATCAGGTGCTATTATGGGTGTTTTCGGTGCTTTTATGGCTTTAATCCTAAGTAAAGCTTTTGAGAAAAATGCCAATAAGTCCTTATTGATTAGTACCATTCTGGTTACGGCTATTATGCTCTTAAATGGTATAAACGGTAAAGTAGATAATAGCGCTCATATTGGTGGGCTAATTTCTGGATTTGTAATATGTTATATACTTTTTAATGAAAAACTTTGGAGATGGAAAATAACCACCAATTGGCAATACGGTTTAACATGCATTGTTGTGCTGATATTTTCTGCTATTATTTTGATTTTTGCCCCTAACTATCAAAATAGAAAATTCTACAAATTACAGTTCCAATTTGAGCAGAATTCATTTGATTTTAATAAGGTTTATTCTATTCCTTACGATTTATCTAAAGCAGAAAAAGTAAAAACAATTGAACAATACGGTATACGGCTTTGGCAGAAAAACAAACAGATTGTTGCCGAAATGCATAAACTCAATTTGGAAGAAAAAGAAAGCTATCGAAGAGATTTTGATGGCAAAATAACCAATCTGGCCATCAAAATCTCTTCACTTTTACGTAAAGAATATCTCGAAGAATCATCGAAATACCGTTATGAAATAGAACAGCTTACGAATGAAGTTAATAATATTCGGAGCGAAGCAGGTTCTAGTGAGTATAAATGGTAA
- a CDS encoding alpha-L-fucosidase — protein MKPLLILFLLLSTAIYAQTPPQPYGAVPSKRQLAWHDIEVYGLIHFTPTTFENKEWGFGDADPKIFNPTNFNADQIIKAAKAGGLKGIILVAKHHDGFALWPTKTTEYNISKSPFRGGKGNLVKEVEQAVRKNGLKFGVYCSPWDRNNALYGTDKYLAIYQAQLKELYSNFGELFMSWHDGANGGDGYYGGAKEKRSIDNTTYYDWNNTWAITRKMQPMANIFSDIGLDIRWVGNEDGHAAPTSWATFTPMAPDGKSVAVPGQANYPQSPEGIRNGKFWMPAECDVPLRKGWFYHASEKPKTPETLFDLYLKSVGRGAGLDLGLAPDTRGQLHDDDIAALKTFGDMVKHTFENNLAKDASIKASNSRGNKYDVATLLDGKKGSYWATQDDVHQASLELDLKTAKTFDIISLQEYIPLGQRIEAYTIEIFENNAWKNVYDGTSIGAKRLIKLNTPVTTDKVKINFIKSPVCITLSEIGLYRKSA, from the coding sequence ATGAAACCATTATTGATTCTTTTTTTACTTCTTTCGACAGCTATTTATGCTCAAACACCGCCTCAACCTTATGGTGCAGTACCATCAAAAAGGCAATTGGCCTGGCACGATATTGAAGTTTACGGTTTGATCCATTTTACTCCCACCACTTTCGAAAATAAAGAATGGGGCTTTGGTGATGCTGACCCTAAAATTTTTAACCCGACAAATTTTAATGCCGACCAGATTATTAAAGCCGCTAAAGCAGGTGGTTTGAAAGGGATTATATTAGTAGCCAAACACCATGATGGCTTTGCCTTATGGCCAACTAAAACTACGGAATACAATATCAGTAAAAGCCCGTTCAGAGGGGGAAAAGGAAATTTAGTTAAAGAAGTAGAACAGGCTGTACGTAAAAACGGTTTAAAGTTTGGGGTTTATTGCTCGCCATGGGACAGGAATAATGCACTATATGGTACAGACAAATACCTGGCTATTTATCAGGCACAGTTAAAAGAACTTTACAGCAATTTTGGGGAACTTTTTATGAGCTGGCACGATGGTGCTAACGGTGGCGATGGCTATTATGGTGGAGCAAAAGAAAAACGTTCTATAGACAACACCACCTATTATGATTGGAACAACACCTGGGCAATTACACGTAAAATGCAACCCATGGCGAATATTTTTAGCGACATTGGTTTAGATATCCGTTGGGTAGGCAATGAAGATGGACATGCTGCACCAACCTCTTGGGCAACCTTTACTCCGATGGCCCCGGATGGCAAAAGTGTAGCAGTGCCCGGGCAGGCAAATTACCCGCAAAGCCCTGAAGGGATTAGAAATGGTAAATTCTGGATGCCGGCAGAATGCGATGTTCCTCTGAGAAAAGGATGGTTCTATCATGCCAGCGAAAAACCCAAAACACCTGAAACGTTATTCGATCTGTATTTAAAAAGCGTGGGACGTGGCGCAGGTTTAGATTTGGGTTTAGCACCCGATACCCGTGGACAGCTTCATGATGATGATATAGCTGCACTCAAAACCTTTGGGGATATGGTTAAACATACTTTTGAGAATAACCTGGCCAAAGATGCATCTATTAAAGCGAGCAATAGCAGAGGCAACAAATATGATGTTGCTACACTTCTTGACGGTAAAAAAGGGAGTTATTGGGCTACTCAGGACGATGTCCATCAGGCAAGTTTAGAACTTGATTTGAAAACTGCTAAAACCTTTGATATCATCAGCCTGCAAGAATACATTCCTTTAGGTCAGCGCATAGAGGCTTATACGATTGAAATATTTGAAAACAATGCCTGGAAAAACGTTTACGATGGCACGAGCATAGGCGCTAAAAGGTTAATTAAACTCAATACTCCGGTTACAACTGATAAGGTGAAAATCAACTTTATTAAGTCGCCCGTATGCATTACTTTAAGCGAAATTGGGTTGTACAGAAAATCAGCTTAG
- a CDS encoding ThuA domain-containing protein yields the protein MKKYISLCLLIASVFLLQSYTTAKKPAKVLVFSKTKGFRHNSIETGKEVIQKLGTEHHFEVDTTENADLFTEDNLKKYATVIFLNTTGDVLDNKQQVAFERYIQAGGGYVGIHAATDTEYDWPWYGKLAGAYFISHPAVQEARFIIKDKKHPATKFLTDSIWMRKDELYNFKNINPDIKVLITLDEKSYTGGKNGDFHPFSWYHNFDGGRAFYTCMGHTKEGWADDKFQNHLWGGIEYAIGGQKKLDYSKAHSKF from the coding sequence ATGAAAAAGTACATCTCATTATGTCTATTAATTGCATCCGTTTTTTTATTGCAGAGCTATACCACAGCGAAGAAACCGGCAAAAGTTTTAGTTTTTTCCAAAACCAAAGGTTTTAGGCACAACTCTATTGAAACCGGAAAAGAAGTGATCCAAAAATTAGGTACCGAACATCATTTTGAAGTAGACACCACCGAGAATGCCGATCTGTTTACAGAAGACAACCTTAAAAAATATGCTACTGTTATTTTCTTAAACACTACAGGCGATGTATTGGACAATAAACAACAGGTTGCTTTCGAAAGATATATACAGGCCGGCGGAGGCTATGTGGGTATCCATGCGGCAACAGATACTGAATACGACTGGCCTTGGTATGGTAAATTGGCCGGCGCTTATTTTATAAGTCACCCAGCTGTTCAGGAAGCCAGATTCATCATTAAGGATAAAAAACATCCAGCTACTAAATTCCTTACCGATTCGATATGGATGAGAAAAGATGAGCTGTATAATTTTAAAAATATTAACCCGGATATTAAAGTGCTGATTACCTTAGATGAGAAATCTTATACCGGCGGTAAAAACGGCGATTTCCATCCTTTTAGCTGGTACCACAATTTTGATGGCGGAAGAGCTTTCTACACCTGTATGGGCCATACTAAAGAAGGCTGGGCTGACGATAAGTTCCAGAATCATTTATGGGGAGGCATTGAATACGCGATAGGTGGACAAAAGAAACTAGATTACAGTAAAGCACATTCAAAATTCTAA
- a CDS encoding low molecular weight protein-tyrosine-phosphatase gives MKILMVCLGNICRSPLAEGIMRHLADEQNLNWEVASAGTGNWHIGKAPDHRSISAAKALGYDISKQRAQQFNHSMFDYYDLILVMDKNNLADIKTLAKTDKERKKIKLFLDNDEVTDPYWDNALFSPVCRQVEERCREIIKQLS, from the coding sequence TTGAAAATTTTAATGGTTTGTCTGGGTAACATCTGTCGTTCGCCATTGGCTGAAGGCATTATGCGCCATCTGGCAGATGAACAAAACTTAAATTGGGAAGTCGCTTCGGCAGGAACAGGCAATTGGCATATCGGCAAGGCACCTGACCATAGAAGTATTTCTGCGGCTAAGGCTTTGGGTTACGATATCAGCAAACAGCGGGCACAGCAGTTTAACCATTCGATGTTTGATTATTATGACCTGATTTTGGTAATGGACAAGAACAATCTAGCTGATATTAAAACCCTGGCCAAAACCGATAAAGAGCGAAAAAAGATTAAACTTTTTCTTGATAACGATGAAGTTACAGACCCATATTGGGATAATGCCCTGTTTAGCCCTGTTTGCAGGCAGGTTGAAGAAAGATGTAGGGAAATTATCAAACAACTTTCTTAA
- a CDS encoding S1/P1 nuclease has translation MILTSIKKKLTTALAIGLLAYLPIQANAWGTIGHRVVGEIADSYLKAKTRKAIQSILGYETLAMSANWGDFIKSDSTYNYMYNWHFVNLPAGLNKDGVYNFLETEKSPNLYNKIPDLIAVLKKTSSTPAEKKLALRMLVHLAGDLCQPMHVARKDDLGGNRISVLWFNEKSNIHRVWDEQLIEYQQLSYTEYAKAINHASAVQLYNWQNTSLKDCIYESYGICNKIYANTKPDAKLSYRYNFEWVDTLNDQLLKGGVRLAKMLNDIYG, from the coding sequence ATGATTTTAACATCAATAAAAAAGAAATTAACCACGGCGTTAGCTATCGGTTTATTAGCATATCTCCCTATTCAGGCAAATGCTTGGGGTACGATCGGCCATCGTGTGGTTGGTGAAATTGCTGATAGTTATTTAAAGGCAAAAACACGCAAGGCTATTCAAAGTATTTTAGGTTACGAAACTTTGGCCATGTCGGCCAATTGGGGCGATTTCATTAAATCAGATTCTACTTATAATTATATGTATAACTGGCATTTTGTTAATCTTCCGGCAGGATTGAACAAAGATGGCGTTTACAACTTTCTTGAAACAGAAAAATCGCCTAACCTTTACAACAAAATACCTGATCTAATTGCTGTATTAAAGAAAACAAGCAGCACCCCAGCCGAAAAGAAATTGGCTTTACGCATGTTGGTGCATCTGGCGGGCGATTTATGCCAGCCGATGCATGTTGCCCGTAAAGATGATTTGGGTGGTAATCGCATTTCGGTCTTATGGTTTAACGAGAAATCGAATATCCACCGGGTTTGGGATGAACAGCTGATTGAGTACCAACAGTTAAGCTATACCGAATATGCAAAAGCCATTAACCATGCTTCAGCTGTGCAGCTTTACAACTGGCAGAACACCAGCCTGAAAGATTGCATTTATGAATCGTACGGTATCTGTAACAAAATTTACGCAAACACGAAACCAGATGCTAAATTGAGCTACCGTTACAACTTTGAATGGGTTGATACCCTCAACGACCAGTTACTAAAAGGTGGTGTACGTTTAGCTAAAATGTTAAACGATATTTACGGATAA
- a CDS encoding fumarate hydratase, which yields MSKPQLGLRLCYIFLFTLSVLQLACSPRPNIQGKGEDFMQGVWNEDSVAFSNKLSNYTQHHFKFTCDSVYMDMITHSKVNLYEDSCYHNGIWKEYAKGVYVVRGDTLFVGATFTHANYKQKISGCYRIGRYEKNFLIKKRSADTLSLESLSDQREIKLILKQRITCIPKEL from the coding sequence ATGAGTAAACCGCAATTAGGATTAAGGCTTTGTTACATTTTTCTTTTTACATTATCCGTTTTACAGCTGGCATGTAGTCCGCGGCCCAACATACAGGGTAAGGGCGAAGATTTTATGCAAGGTGTTTGGAATGAAGATTCAGTCGCTTTTAGTAATAAATTAAGCAATTACACACAACATCATTTCAAGTTTACCTGCGATTCGGTTTACATGGATATGATTACCCACAGTAAAGTGAATTTATATGAAGATTCATGTTATCATAACGGTATCTGGAAAGAATATGCAAAGGGCGTTTATGTAGTAAGAGGCGATACGCTGTTTGTTGGCGCTACTTTTACACATGCCAATTACAAACAAAAAATATCTGGCTGTTACCGCATCGGCAGATATGAAAAGAATTTCCTGATCAAAAAGCGATCGGCAGATACCCTCTCCTTAGAGAGTTTAAGCGACCAGCGCGAAATTAAATTAATCCTCAAACAAAGAATTACCTGCATACCAAAAGAATTATAA
- the fumC gene encoding class II fumarate hydratase, giving the protein MSFRIEHDTMGEVQVPADKYWGAQTERSRNNFKIGPEGSMPKEIIHAFGYLKKAAALANTELGVLSAEKADLIAKACDEIIAGQLDDQFPLVIWQTGSGTQSNMNGNEVIANRAHVINGGSLADDKKVLHPNDDVNKSQSSNDTYPTAMHIAAYKLTVENTIPGLEKLRNTLAQKVEEFSAIVKTGRTHFMDATPLTLGQEFSGYVQQIDNSIRAIKNALVMVAELALGGTAVGTGLNTPKGYDVLVAKKIADLTGLPFVTAPNKFEALAAHDAMVELSGALKRTAVALMKIANDVRMLSSGPRCGIGEIVIPDNEPGSSIMPGKVNPTQPEALTMVCAQVIGNDVAVSVGGMNGHFELNVFKPLIAANVLQSARLIGDACVSFTDKCAEGITANLPEIEKHLQNSLMLVTALNPHVGYENAAKIAKKAHKENKTLKAAAVELGLLTSEQFDEWVRPEDMVGSLK; this is encoded by the coding sequence ATGAGTTTCAGAATAGAACACGATACCATGGGCGAGGTGCAGGTACCAGCCGACAAATACTGGGGTGCACAAACCGAACGCTCACGCAATAACTTTAAAATCGGTCCGGAAGGTTCGATGCCAAAAGAAATTATTCATGCTTTTGGATACCTGAAAAAAGCAGCAGCGCTTGCCAATACAGAACTTGGTGTATTATCTGCAGAAAAAGCCGATTTGATTGCTAAAGCTTGTGATGAAATTATTGCTGGCCAATTGGATGATCAATTTCCATTGGTAATCTGGCAAACGGGTTCGGGTACCCAAAGTAACATGAATGGCAATGAGGTGATTGCGAACCGTGCTCATGTAATAAACGGCGGCTCATTAGCTGACGATAAAAAAGTACTTCACCCTAATGATGATGTGAATAAATCACAATCATCAAACGATACTTATCCAACTGCAATGCACATTGCAGCCTATAAACTTACGGTAGAAAATACCATTCCAGGTTTAGAAAAACTAAGAAATACCTTAGCCCAAAAAGTGGAAGAATTTAGTGCGATTGTAAAAACCGGCCGTACACACTTTATGGATGCGACCCCACTTACTTTAGGGCAGGAATTTTCCGGTTATGTACAACAGATTGATAACAGTATCCGGGCAATTAAAAATGCATTGGTTATGGTTGCAGAACTGGCTTTGGGAGGAACTGCTGTGGGTACAGGCTTAAATACGCCAAAAGGATACGATGTTTTAGTGGCTAAAAAAATTGCAGATTTAACCGGTCTGCCTTTTGTTACGGCTCCAAACAAATTTGAAGCGCTGGCTGCACATGATGCCATGGTCGAACTTTCTGGCGCATTAAAACGTACTGCAGTTGCTTTAATGAAGATAGCGAACGATGTAAGAATGTTAAGCTCCGGCCCACGTTGTGGCATTGGCGAAATTGTGATTCCAGATAATGAACCGGGATCATCTATTATGCCAGGAAAAGTTAATCCTACTCAACCAGAGGCTTTAACCATGGTTTGTGCGCAGGTAATCGGTAACGATGTTGCGGTTTCAGTGGGTGGTATGAATGGCCACTTCGAACTTAATGTATTTAAACCTTTAATTGCAGCCAATGTATTACAATCGGCACGTTTAATTGGCGATGCATGCGTTTCTTTTACTGATAAGTGTGCTGAAGGAATCACCGCTAATTTACCTGAAATTGAAAAACACCTACAAAATTCTTTAATGTTGGTTACGGCTTTGAATCCACATGTGGGTTACGAAAATGCAGCTAAAATTGCAAAGAAAGCCCATAAAGAAAATAAAACTTTAAAAGCAGCAGCTGTAGAATTGGGATTATTAACCAGTGAGCAGTTTGACGAGTGGGTACGCCCTGAAGATATGGTTGGAAGTTTAAAATAA